Proteins co-encoded in one Sulfuricaulis limicola genomic window:
- a CDS encoding heavy-metal-associated domain-containing protein: protein MQTNKANVVVDLKQAISRRHGSELESELGGIRGVSRARVSQRARRLVLVDYDPETVNSQKILGTVVRHGFDARLIGM from the coding sequence ATGCAAACGAACAAGGCCAATGTAGTGGTGGATTTGAAACAGGCGATCAGCCGTCGGCACGGCAGCGAGCTGGAAAGCGAGCTCGGCGGCATCCGCGGCGTGAGCCGGGCGCGGGTGAGCCAGCGGGCGCGCCGTCTGGTGCTGGTGGACTACGACCCGGAGACGGTCAACTCGCAGAAGATTCTCGGCACCGTCGTGCGCCACGGATTCGATGCGCGCCTGATCGGCATGTAG
- a CDS encoding ferritin-like domain-containing protein, which translates to MNTEPVSNSSDYRQSMGQLLMLYTQVDRLIMEICAERLTQAPDEDAELSLAKQVGDESRHVSIQRQWMRDFGTQPMPVITPEQEQMIRAHFRTLPWIDFLADLYICVEALGSEAVERIVPLADPGTRESLRVPLTDEIDHVAFGVARLKQELGKISETERQAFIERLPVRIEALTDTFHGFGFSVRDLFEAVGADYVRLCRMLEERQKELIAELAAAPAAGHQPVREMAGVPA; encoded by the coding sequence CACCCAGGTTGACCGCCTCATCATGGAAATCTGCGCCGAACGCCTGACGCAGGCGCCCGACGAAGACGCCGAGCTGTCGCTGGCCAAGCAGGTCGGCGACGAGAGCCGCCATGTTTCCATCCAGCGCCAGTGGATGCGCGATTTCGGCACGCAGCCGATGCCGGTCATCACGCCGGAACAGGAACAAATGATCCGCGCGCATTTCCGCACGCTGCCGTGGATCGATTTCCTGGCCGATCTCTATATCTGCGTCGAGGCGCTCGGCAGCGAGGCGGTGGAGCGCATCGTACCGCTGGCTGACCCCGGCACGCGCGAATCGCTGCGCGTTCCGCTCACCGATGAAATTGATCACGTTGCTTTCGGCGTCGCGCGGCTGAAACAGGAACTGGGGAAGATTTCCGAAACCGAACGCCAGGCATTTATTGAGCGCCTGCCGGTGCGCATCGAAGCGCTGACGGACACCTTCCACGGTTTCGGTTTTTCCGTGCGCGACCTGTTCGAAGCCGTCGGTGCCGACTACGTCCGGTTGTGCCGGATGCTGGAAGAGCGCCAGAAGGAGTTGATCGCAGAGCTTGCCGCGGCCCCGGCTGCCGGCCACCAGCCGGTGCGCGAGATGGCGGGGGTTCCGGCTTGA
- a CDS encoding hybrid sensor histidine kinase/response regulator produces MTTQPESLMPPMARDADSVPVLQQILDHATAVVYVKDRDGRYQFANRLFLDLFRRNASEVIGRTDAEIFPPEITANLHRNDALVFERNAPVEFEEQVPQQDGTHTYLSLKFPLYNSRNETYAVCGISTDITERKTAEEALRASEERYHTTFNASVDGLALCTPDGRIMDANPAFCRLHGYTREELLAAESFQFVHPDSHLRCWAFFEAASAGHSLKSEARAKRKDGTIFDAEAHGVPVHYGDEPHLLLIMRDISERKQAEAERIRLEAQLRQAQKMEAIGHLTGGVAHDFNNILTAVMGYVAMAQERVAAQGDEKLDKYLERALRSGRQARDLIQQMLTFSRGQRGEPRALQLPPLVKESVKLMRSTLPSSIEFNTSLDATLPAVLLDPVQLEQVLMNLCINARDAMQGAGQLHIALEKIAHRDGVCTSCHQPVRGDYVELIVRDTGSGIAPEVVERMFEPFFSTKEVGKGSGMGLSTVHGIVHEHGGHILVETRPGTGATFRVLFRPMSQAEGKSGSEATESSTNAAEVRQLNGRVLVVDDEPAVGEFMGELLQSWGLEVVVKPNGADAEALFAENPQHFDLVVTDQTMPRMTGIELAQRLMARRPGLPVILYTGYTERLTDEQTRRSGIRALVTKPVDIGAFFGLVRDILKPR; encoded by the coding sequence ATGACCACGCAACCCGAATCCTTGATGCCGCCGATGGCACGCGACGCGGACAGCGTCCCCGTCCTGCAGCAGATTCTCGACCACGCCACCGCCGTGGTATACGTCAAGGATCGTGACGGCCGTTATCAATTCGCCAACCGCCTGTTCCTGGACCTGTTCCGCCGGAACGCGAGCGAGGTCATCGGTCGCACCGACGCGGAAATTTTCCCGCCCGAGATCACCGCCAACCTGCACCGCAACGATGCGCTCGTGTTCGAGCGCAATGCACCGGTTGAGTTCGAGGAGCAGGTGCCGCAACAGGACGGTACGCATACCTATCTCTCGCTAAAATTCCCGCTGTACAACAGCCGCAATGAGACTTATGCGGTATGCGGCATCTCCACTGACATCACCGAGCGCAAGACCGCTGAAGAGGCGCTACGCGCGAGCGAAGAGCGCTATCACACCACCTTCAACGCCTCCGTCGACGGGCTCGCCCTGTGCACCCCCGACGGGCGCATCATGGACGCGAACCCGGCGTTCTGCCGCCTGCACGGTTACACGCGCGAGGAGTTGCTGGCGGCCGAGTCGTTCCAGTTCGTGCACCCGGACAGCCATCTGCGCTGCTGGGCGTTCTTCGAGGCCGCGAGCGCCGGTCACAGCCTGAAGTCCGAGGCCAGGGCCAAGCGCAAGGACGGCACGATCTTCGATGCCGAGGCCCACGGCGTGCCGGTGCACTATGGCGACGAACCGCACCTGCTGCTGATCATGCGCGATATCTCCGAACGCAAGCAGGCCGAGGCCGAGCGCATCCGGCTCGAGGCGCAGTTGCGCCAGGCGCAAAAGATGGAGGCCATTGGCCATCTCACCGGCGGCGTGGCGCACGACTTCAACAACATCCTTACCGCCGTCATGGGCTACGTCGCCATGGCGCAGGAGCGCGTCGCGGCGCAAGGTGACGAAAAACTCGACAAGTATCTCGAGCGCGCGTTGCGCTCGGGCCGCCAGGCGCGCGACCTGATCCAGCAGATGCTCACGTTCTCGCGCGGCCAGCGCGGTGAGCCGCGCGCGTTGCAATTGCCGCCGCTGGTGAAGGAGTCGGTGAAGCTCATGCGTTCCACGCTTCCTTCCAGCATCGAATTCAATACATCGCTCGACGCCACGCTGCCGGCGGTGCTGCTCGATCCGGTGCAACTGGAACAGGTACTGATGAACCTGTGCATCAACGCGCGCGATGCCATGCAGGGCGCCGGCCAGCTGCACATCGCGCTGGAGAAAATCGCGCACCGCGACGGCGTGTGCACTTCCTGTCACCAACCGGTGCGCGGCGATTATGTCGAGCTTATCGTGCGCGACACCGGCTCCGGCATCGCGCCCGAGGTGGTGGAACGCATGTTCGAGCCGTTCTTCAGCACCAAGGAGGTCGGCAAGGGCAGTGGCATGGGGCTCTCGACCGTGCACGGCATCGTGCACGAGCATGGCGGGCATATCCTTGTCGAAACCCGGCCGGGCACGGGCGCCACTTTTCGCGTGCTGTTCCGGCCGATGTCGCAGGCCGAAGGCAAGAGCGGCAGCGAAGCGACGGAATCATCCACCAACGCCGCCGAAGTACGCCAGCTCAACGGCCGCGTGCTGGTGGTGGACGACGAACCCGCCGTCGGCGAGTTCATGGGCGAGCTGCTGCAAAGCTGGGGGCTGGAAGTTGTCGTGAAACCCAACGGCGCCGATGCCGAGGCCCTGTTCGCGGAAAACCCGCAGCACTTCGATCTGGTGGTAACCGACCAGACCATGCCGAGAATGACCGGCATCGAACTCGCCCAGCGGCTCATGGCCAGACGCCCCGGGTTGCCGGTGATTCTCTACACCGGCTACACCGAGCGCCTCACCGACGAACAGACGCGCCGTTCCGGCATCCGTGCGCTCGTGACCAAGCCGGTGGATATCGGTGCCTTCTTCGGCCTGGTGCGCGACATCCTGAAGCCACGCTGA
- a CDS encoding SMP-30/gluconolactonase/LRE family protein, with the protein MRRRVFLFAVAAAAFSCAAPAHAAEPIIREYDVPKGSHPHDVAPARDGGVWYTAQALGELGWLDTVSGFTKHIPLGRDSAPHGVIVGPDGAPWITDSGLNAIVRVDPKTEKAQVFPLPKDMPNANLNTATFDRKGVLWFTGQTGYYGRLDPKTGKVEMFNAPRWRGPYGICTAPDGSVYYASLAGSHIARIDTKTGQTTVLEPPTPKQGARRVWADSQSRIWVSEWNSGQVSVYDPKTNQWREWKLPGDNPQTYAVYVDSRDIVWLSDFGANAMVRFDPRTEQFKVIPLPSHGSAVRQILGRPGEVWLPLSGVDKLAVIRE; encoded by the coding sequence ATGCGCAGGAGAGTTTTCCTGTTCGCTGTCGCGGCGGCCGCGTTTTCATGCGCGGCCCCGGCGCATGCCGCCGAGCCGATCATCAGGGAATATGACGTTCCCAAAGGCTCGCACCCGCATGACGTCGCGCCGGCGCGTGACGGCGGCGTGTGGTACACCGCGCAGGCCCTGGGTGAGCTCGGCTGGCTCGATACCGTTTCCGGATTTACCAAACACATCCCGCTCGGCCGGGATTCCGCGCCGCATGGCGTGATCGTCGGGCCCGACGGCGCGCCCTGGATCACCGACAGCGGTCTCAACGCCATCGTGCGCGTGGACCCCAAGACCGAAAAGGCGCAAGTTTTTCCGTTGCCGAAGGACATGCCCAACGCCAATCTCAACACCGCGACCTTCGATAGAAAGGGCGTCCTCTGGTTTACCGGCCAGACCGGCTATTACGGCCGGCTCGATCCCAAAACCGGCAAGGTGGAAATGTTCAATGCCCCGCGCTGGCGTGGACCGTACGGCATCTGTACCGCGCCCGACGGGAGCGTGTACTACGCCTCGCTCGCCGGCTCGCACATCGCGCGCATCGACACCAAAACCGGACAGACCACGGTGCTCGAACCGCCCACGCCCAAACAGGGCGCGCGGCGCGTGTGGGCCGATTCCCAAAGCCGCATCTGGGTGAGCGAATGGAACTCAGGCCAGGTCTCGGTGTACGACCCGAAAACGAACCAGTGGCGCGAGTGGAAACTTCCCGGCGACAACCCGCAGACTTACGCGGTGTACGTGGACAGCCGGGACATTGTCTGGCTGTCCGATTTCGGTGCCAACGCCATGGTGCGCTTCGATCCCAGGACCGAACAATTCAAAGTGATTCCGCTGCCCAGCCACGGCAGTGCCGTGCGCCAGATTCTCGGCCGGCCCGGCGAGGTGTGGTTGCCTTTGTCGGGAGTGGATAAGTTGGCGGTGATTCGGGAGTGA
- the mddA gene encoding methanethiol S-methyltransferase: protein MKRIAAFTYGVICYAIFFGTFLYAVGFVGNFIVPKSIDSTPAGPLGEALLINALLLGLFAVQHSVMARPAFKRWWTRFVPKPVERSTYVLFSSLALIALFAHWQPIGGVIWDVQNPVGRDVLYGLCAFGWGLVLVATYLINHFDLFGLRQVWLYLRGKEYRPVNFGTPALYKIVRHPLYVGFIFAFWATPTMTAAHLFFALMTTVYILIAIRLEERDLVAEHGARYVEYRKQVPMLVPRLGGRPSGIDSEAA from the coding sequence ATGAAAAGAATCGCGGCATTCACTTACGGCGTGATCTGTTACGCCATTTTCTTCGGAACCTTCCTGTACGCCGTCGGCTTCGTCGGCAATTTCATCGTGCCGAAGTCCATCGACTCGACGCCGGCGGGCCCCTTGGGCGAGGCACTGTTGATCAACGCGCTGCTGCTCGGGCTGTTCGCGGTGCAGCACAGCGTCATGGCGCGCCCGGCCTTCAAGCGCTGGTGGACGCGCTTCGTGCCAAAGCCGGTCGAGCGCAGCACCTATGTGTTGTTTTCGAGCCTGGCGCTGATCGCGCTGTTCGCGCACTGGCAGCCCATCGGCGGGGTGATCTGGGACGTGCAGAACCCGGTCGGCCGGGATGTCCTCTACGGACTCTGCGCCTTCGGCTGGGGGCTGGTACTGGTGGCGACCTACCTGATCAATCACTTCGATCTGTTCGGACTGCGTCAGGTGTGGCTCTATCTGCGCGGCAAGGAATATCGTCCGGTCAATTTCGGCACTCCGGCCCTGTACAAGATCGTGCGCCATCCACTCTATGTCGGCTTCATCTTCGCCTTCTGGGCCACGCCGACCATGACCGCGGCGCACCTGTTCTTCGCGCTGATGACGACGGTCTACATTCTGATCGCCATCCGCCTCGAAGAGCGCGATCTGGTGGCCGAGCACGGTGCGCGTTACGTCGAGTACCGCAAACAGGTGCCGATGCTGGTACCGCGTCTCGGCGGACGTCCGTCCGGGATCGATTCGGAGGCGGCCTGA
- a CDS encoding glycine zipper 2TM domain-containing protein: MALSTLQIAAIASAAIAVGGVTAVKTGVVPNPFQTASQTESTSPAAAGKTTATKAKVAKAKPAVCHECGTVAAIESFTEKGQASGGGAVAGGVVGAIIGHQIGGGRGKDLATVAGAVGGAIAGNEIEKNVKKVTRYRITLNMDDGTQQTLTLDAANGVNVGDKVKIENGTLVRN; encoded by the coding sequence ATGGCACTCAGCACCCTGCAAATAGCCGCGATCGCTTCGGCCGCGATCGCCGTCGGCGGCGTCACCGCGGTCAAGACCGGCGTCGTCCCCAACCCGTTCCAGACGGCCAGCCAAACGGAATCCACATCGCCCGCCGCCGCCGGCAAAACCACTGCGACCAAAGCCAAAGTAGCCAAGGCGAAGCCCGCCGTGTGCCATGAATGCGGCACGGTCGCCGCCATCGAAAGCTTCACCGAAAAGGGACAGGCCTCCGGCGGCGGCGCGGTCGCGGGCGGCGTGGTCGGCGCCATCATCGGGCACCAGATCGGCGGCGGCCGCGGCAAGGACCTCGCCACGGTGGCGGGCGCCGTCGGCGGCGCCATTGCCGGCAACGAGATCGAAAAGAACGTGAAGAAGGTCACGCGCTACCGCATCACCCTGAACATGGACGACGGCACGCAGCAGACGCTCACGCTCGACGCCGCCAATGGCGTGAACGTGGGTGACAAGGTCAAGATCGAGAACGGGACGCTCGTCCGCAACTGA
- a CDS encoding BrnA antitoxin family protein gives MRTEYDFSKGKRGALIPAKGKTRITIYINDSILDEFRSRAERAGIGYQTMMNEALKAFLEKNEQPVTAALLRQIIREELPEKSRLTRRSTGRAKTARR, from the coding sequence ATGAGAACTGAATACGATTTTTCGAAAGGGAAACGAGGCGCTCTGATTCCTGCAAAGGGCAAGACTCGTATTACGATTTATATCAATGATTCCATACTGGATGAATTCCGGTCCCGTGCCGAACGTGCCGGTATTGGATATCAAACGATGATGAACGAAGCATTGAAAGCCTTCTTGGAAAAGAACGAACAACCCGTCACTGCGGCCTTATTGCGTCAAATTATCCGAGAAGAGCTTCCAGAGAAATCGCGGCTAACACGTCGTTCCACCGGACGCGCAAAGACGGCGCGCCGGTGA
- a CDS encoding SseB family protein: MPNKRFEADAPYSGAPLKRGVRSLTMLQKLRLAFTSLLAFGAGANAGSGAPPVDLNTAVENPSLVHAMDRVVSENSTAAKDLLLLELQRANYLAAMLPDGEKPSIGIKPGRTVLKKGTHFGVLSAGKDGKNYLVLFSDWKALKAYTKLEVTGWVLPAHDAWSFALQGSTYDGVVINPAHNALPLERPMLEFLSKNAQSDLTIHSTGPARKAPQAGEFKR, from the coding sequence ATGCCCAACAAGCGCTTCGAGGCGGACGCGCCATACAGCGGCGCGCCGCTCAAGCGCGGCGTTAGGTCACTCACCATGTTGCAAAAGTTGCGGCTCGCATTCACTTCTCTTCTGGCGTTTGGCGCGGGTGCCAACGCTGGGAGTGGCGCTCCTCCGGTGGACCTGAATACGGCGGTAGAGAATCCTTCCCTTGTCCATGCTATGGACCGAGTGGTTTCCGAAAACTCTACCGCGGCAAAGGACCTGTTGCTTCTCGAGTTACAACGCGCCAACTATTTGGCTGCCATGCTTCCCGATGGCGAAAAGCCATCTATCGGTATTAAGCCGGGCCGAACAGTTCTAAAGAAAGGCACTCACTTTGGTGTGTTGTCAGCGGGGAAAGACGGGAAGAACTACCTCGTGCTGTTCTCCGATTGGAAGGCGCTGAAGGCATACACCAAGTTAGAGGTTACGGGCTGGGTCCTGCCTGCTCATGACGCTTGGTCTTTTGCGCTGCAAGGGAGCACGTACGACGGAGTTGTAATCAATCCGGCCCACAACGCTTTGCCGCTCGAACGGCCGATGCTTGAGTTTCTTTCCAAGAATGCCCAAAGTGACCTAACAATTCATTCCACCGGACCTGCGCGAAAAGCCCCGCAGGCCGGTGAATTCAAACGTTAG
- a CDS encoding tautomerase family protein — translation MPLVRISLMEGKNAEYRHKIGDVVHQAMVETINCPPQDRFQVTHEHARGNFLYAPVYLDIPHTDDLVIIQITLNEGRTVELKKALYKAIAEGLQKAIGLKPQDVFISLVEVKKENWSFGNGVAQYAS, via the coding sequence ATGCCCCTCGTGCGAATTTCCCTGATGGAAGGCAAGAACGCCGAATACCGGCATAAAATCGGTGATGTCGTGCATCAGGCGATGGTGGAGACGATCAACTGCCCGCCGCAGGACCGGTTTCAGGTGACCCACGAACACGCCAGGGGAAATTTTCTCTACGCACCGGTGTATCTGGATATCCCGCACACCGACGACCTGGTAATAATTCAGATCACGCTGAACGAAGGCCGCACAGTCGAACTGAAGAAGGCGCTGTACAAAGCCATTGCCGAGGGATTGCAGAAGGCGATCGGCCTCAAGCCACAGGACGTGTTCATCAGCCTGGTCGAGGTCAAGAAAGAAAACTGGTCGTTCGGGAACGGCGTGGCGCAGTATGCTTCGTAA
- a CDS encoding FimV family protein, with the protein MQTKTDDVIKEAEVYAAYGRFSEAISILESAITRKPSSALRIKLAEIKQKAKEPFTTPRGIDGSTRPTSPIESIKNGGLAQERNRVDLGALRRQAEALTDSADRAQALAAITELERGEQELERLLVELEPRRLQERRERWLGLFVMLPIVIAATIFFISKLVMGQIPNIFVLDNPYISWNSDPYVFVFVVAFISIVLFAFACVAIGITRFGRDWPSALRRPNNRFEADAQKRHAAQPKR; encoded by the coding sequence ATGCAAACCAAAACCGATGACGTGATTAAAGAAGCTGAAGTCTATGCGGCTTATGGGCGCTTTTCGGAAGCGATCTCAATTCTAGAGTCAGCGATCACCCGCAAACCTAGCAGTGCGCTTCGCATCAAACTTGCTGAAATAAAACAGAAGGCGAAGGAGCCCTTCACAACACCCAGGGGAATCGACGGTTCAACCCGCCCAACTAGCCCTATCGAGTCAATAAAAAACGGAGGTCTCGCTCAGGAGCGCAATCGGGTCGATCTCGGTGCCTTGCGCCGACAAGCCGAAGCACTGACGGACTCCGCAGACCGTGCACAAGCGTTGGCTGCAATAACAGAACTCGAACGGGGGGAACAAGAGCTTGAGCGCTTGCTGGTTGAGCTAGAACCGAGGCGTTTACAAGAACGCCGCGAGCGTTGGCTCGGACTTTTCGTCATGCTACCCATCGTCATCGCTGCAACAATTTTCTTTATCTCGAAACTCGTGATGGGCCAGATACCAAACATATTCGTACTAGATAATCCTTACATCTCCTGGAATAGTGATCCATATGTATTTGTCTTCGTTGTTGCCTTCATTAGCATTGTGTTGTTTGCCTTTGCTTGCGTGGCAATTGGGATCACGCGATTCGGCCGCGATTGGCCAAGCGCTCTAAGGCGGCCTAACAATCGGTTCGAGGCGGACGCGCAAAAACGGCACGCCGCTCAACCGAAGCGTTAG
- a CDS encoding response regulator — protein sequence MEKKQRVLVVDDEAAIREMLSEYLDSHGFEVMAADSGETMRELLAKNVPDVVLLDVNLPGEDGLTLARYVRERFDLPIIMVTAADEVVDRVVGLEVGADDYLTKPFDPRELRARIKTVLRRYQRPGTAPVTPAAGQATQRVPFGRCTLDLDRRQLLDADNREIPLTSMEFDLLKVFAERPNRVLTRDQILNLTRNRDWDPFDRSIDIRIARLRKKIEADPDKPATLKTVRGSGYMFVPSPG from the coding sequence GTGGAGAAAAAACAGCGCGTTCTGGTGGTCGACGACGAAGCCGCCATCCGCGAAATGCTGTCCGAATACCTCGACTCCCACGGATTCGAGGTCATGGCGGCGGACAGCGGCGAGACCATGCGCGAGCTGCTGGCGAAAAACGTGCCGGACGTGGTGCTGCTGGACGTGAACCTGCCGGGCGAGGACGGGCTGACGCTGGCGCGCTACGTGCGCGAGCGCTTCGATCTCCCGATCATCATGGTGACCGCCGCCGACGAGGTCGTGGACCGCGTGGTCGGACTCGAGGTCGGCGCCGACGACTACCTCACCAAACCCTTCGATCCGCGCGAGCTGCGCGCCCGCATCAAGACCGTGCTGCGCCGCTACCAGCGCCCGGGCACGGCCCCGGTGACCCCGGCCGCGGGCCAGGCGACACAGCGCGTCCCCTTCGGACGTTGCACGCTCGATCTCGACCGGCGCCAATTGCTCGACGCCGACAACCGTGAAATCCCGCTCACCAGCATGGAATTCGACCTGCTCAAGGTGTTCGCCGAGCGCCCCAACCGGGTGCTGACCCGCGACCAGATCCTGAATCTCACGCGCAACCGTGACTGGGACCCCTTCGACCGCAGCATCGACATCCGCATCGCGCGCCTGCGCAAGAAAATCGAGGCCGACCCGGACAAGCCCGCCACCCTCAAAACCGTGCGCGGCTCGGGCTACATGTTCGTGCCCAGCCCCGGCTGA
- a CDS encoding IS3 family transposase (programmed frameshift), giving the protein MSAQKRRQYTEEFKTEAVRLVQESGKPVAEIARELGIAENLLYRWRTEEHNARRLGTTRTNLKAEHEELTCLRRELDTVRKERDFLKRAGGVLREGAVMRYRAIRENVRRFPVRLMCRALKVSAAGYYAWHTRPESQRAVHNRALLVSIRAIHAGSRCTYGSPSICDALQKRGHRIGENRVARLMRLHGIRAKTVKKWKATTDSGHKLPVAANTLDRRFAVDEPNRVWAGDITYVWTREGWLYLAVVLDLYSRAVIGWAMGPRLTADLATQALTMALWRRKPAKGLLHHSDRGVQYASGDYQGLLGRAGMTCSMSRKANCWDNACVESFFGTLKKELIHDRRYLTREEAKQDIFEYIEVFYNRQRRHSTLGYRSPAEFEAMNQVA; this is encoded by the exons ATGTCAGCACAAAAACGACGTCAATACACCGAGGAGTTCAAGACCGAGGCCGTGCGCCTGGTGCAGGAAAGTGGTAAACCCGTGGCCGAGATCGCACGGGAGCTCGGCATCGCGGAGAATCTGCTGTACCGCTGGCGAACCGAGGAACATAACGCACGTCGCCTCGGGACCACGCGGACGAACCTCAAGGCCGAGCACGAAGAGCTGACGTGTCTTCGCCGCGAGCTCGACACCGTGAGAAAGGAGCGTGATTTTTTAAAGCGTGCGG GCGGCGTTCTTCGCGAGGGAGCGGTCATGAGATACCGCGCCATCCGGGAGAACGTCCGCCGCTTCCCCGTGCGCCTGATGTGCCGGGCCCTGAAGGTCTCGGCGGCCGGCTACTACGCCTGGCACACCCGGCCGGAGAGCCAACGCGCGGTGCATAACCGGGCGTTGTTGGTCTCGATTCGGGCGATCCACGCCGGGAGCCGCTGCACCTATGGCAGCCCCAGCATCTGCGATGCACTGCAGAAACGCGGGCACCGGATCGGCGAAAATCGCGTGGCGCGGCTGATGCGCCTCCACGGCATCCGGGCCAAAACGGTGAAAAAGTGGAAGGCCACGACCGATTCCGGCCATAAACTGCCGGTGGCCGCCAACACACTCGATCGGCGGTTTGCGGTCGACGAACCGAACCGGGTGTGGGCCGGTGACATCACCTACGTCTGGACGCGGGAAGGCTGGCTGTATCTCGCCGTGGTGCTCGATCTCTACTCGCGGGCCGTGATCGGCTGGGCGATGGGGCCGCGGCTCACCGCCGATCTCGCCACCCAGGCACTGACCATGGCGCTGTGGCGGCGCAAACCGGCCAAGGGGCTGCTGCATCACTCCGATCGCGGCGTGCAGTATGCGAGCGGCGATTACCAGGGACTGCTCGGCCGCGCCGGCATGACGTGTTCGATGAGCCGCAAGGCGAACTGCTGGGACAACGCCTGCGTCGAGAGTTTCTTCGGCACGCTCAAGAAGGAGCTGATCCACGACCGGCGCTATCTCACGCGGGAAGAAGCGAAACAGGACATCTTCGAATACATCGAAGTGTTCTACAATCGGCAACGTCGTCATTCGACCCTCGGCTACCGTTCACCGGCCGAGTTCGAGGCGATGAACCAAGTTGCTTGA
- a CDS encoding BrnT family toxin, which translates to MRFQYDPAKAVSNLRKHGVSFADAEGVFYDPLAIHRLEPDSIDEERFVAVGMGSAGEILVVIYTLRDEEIRIISARHATRHEVKSYEN; encoded by the coding sequence GTGCGCTTCCAATACGATCCTGCAAAAGCCGTAAGTAATCTGAGAAAGCACGGGGTTTCCTTTGCGGACGCCGAAGGTGTGTTTTATGACCCGCTGGCGATCCATCGGCTGGAACCGGACTCCATTGATGAAGAACGGTTTGTTGCAGTTGGTATGGGCAGCGCTGGAGAAATCCTGGTTGTTATCTACACACTTCGTGACGAGGAAATCCGAATCATATCGGCTCGTCATGCCACGCGACATGAGGTGAAAAGCTATGAGAACTGA